In Leptolyngbya sp. CCY15150, the genomic window TACGGCCTCTGTCAATGCGATGTTGAGTTTGCGTTGTGCCTACCTCAATGGGCAGCTTGCCTGTTGACTATTTTGTCGAAAGTGGGATGCTCCCACGAAAAGGACTTTCCAGGACACATGGGGTTTCCGCTTTAGCAGCTAGGCGGGTTACTTCCGCCTCAGGGTACTAGTGATATGAGCTAGAGCCCTGCATGATTGGCATACCCTAGGGACAACGCATCGATCTCTCACTGATCCTGTCAAGATGCAGAACGCTTGATATCTAGATGATGCAGCTTGCTAAAAAGATGAATTGTGGCATCAAAACCAAGGGCTGGCTCTTCTAGTCTCAGTCTGTAGGGAGATGGCGGAACTACCGTGGCTGGGTAAAATAGAAGCCCTAGATGGGTTGCGATCGCTCAACGTTCTGACTAAATCCCGCCTACAGAACACCCTTGTTTTGGACTTTAAATCCTCATGTCTTTTGCTGAGTCTCCACGGACGCCACGTCTGCTCGCCGTAGACGATACCACCGACAACCTCATCTTGCTCGAAGCCATTCTAGAAGATGAGGGCTATGACATTCACTGCGTCACAGATGGCATGTCGGCCCTATGGCACGTTGAATCTCAGCCGCCCGATCTGATCTTACTGGATGTGATGATGCCGGGGATGGATGGCTATGAGGTAACTCGACGCATTCGCCAAAATCCTAATCTACCCTTCATTCCCATTGTGCTGATCACAGCCCATGATGAATCGAATCTCGTGGAGGGTCTCGATTTAGGTGCCGATGATTTTGTACGTAAGCCAGTTAACCCAGATGAATTGCTGGCTCGGGTGCGATCGCTTCTGCGCCTCAAGCGCAGCATTGATCTGCAAACCCAGATGGCTAAGCGGCAAGAAGATTTTGTTATGCGCCTCACCCACGATCTACGAACGCCTTTGGTGGCCGCCGATCGGATGCTGCATCTCTTTCAAAAAGAGACATTTTGTCCCATTTCTCCGGACATGCAGGAAGCGATCGCCGTGATGATTCGTAGTAACGATAGTCTATTGCAAATGGTTAATACATTGCTAGAAGTCTATCGCTACGATGCTGGATATAAAACGCTGACGTTCTCAATCTGCGATCTGCGCAATATTATTCAAGAGGTGATGGGCGAACTCCAGCCAATCGCCAACGAAAAGCAACTGCACCTGCTTTTTGAGACGGACGACCATGCCTCTGATGTCAGCGCCAAGGTGAGGGGCGATCGCTTAGAGCTACGGCGAGTGTTCACCAACCTCATTGGCAATGCTCTTAAATTTACGTCTCAAGGGCAGGTGGTTGTGCGGCTAGTTGAACAACCGATGTCTACAGAACAGACGGAGGAGCAGCTCCCCCCTTGCGTCAAGGTAGAGGTGCAAGACACCGGCCCCGGCATTTCCCCCGATGACCAACAGATGATCTTTGAACGGTTTCGCCAAGGTAAGGGCAAGCGATCGGGGAGTGGTTTAGGACTATACCTCTCTCGCCGCATCCTAGAAGCCCACCAAGGACAAATTTCTGTTGTTTCTGAACCAGGGCGGGGCAGCGTTTTTTCGATACAACTGCCGGGAGTTTTACCTGAAGCAACTCCATCGAGTAGGGTTTATCAGAGCCGTTACCATTAGGCTTGTCAGTACCTCTTAGTCTAGGCTAGATGTCGATGTCATCCCTGCCACCTTCTCCCCCGAAAGCGCTCCCTTCTCATCCGAAAGCGCTACAGCGAATTCGATGGGTTAGCTATCTCCTCGACGACTCGATACCGCTTCTCAACACAGGGTATCGCATGGGCATTGATCCGATTCTGGGCTTGTTGCCTGGGGTTGGCGATAGCCTTAGCTTGCTCATCTCGATCTATGTAGTGATGGAATCGGTGCGCTTCGGGTTGCCCAAACGTACCCTTGCACGCATGGTAGTGAATTTAGTCCTAGATACAGTGGCTGGCTCAGTGCCGATCGCGGGCAACATTTTTGACGTTGCTTGGAAGGCCAACCGCCACAATCTACGCCTCCTAGAAGCGCATCTTGCCGATCCAAAACCACCCACCCTAAGCGATCGCTTAGTCATGTTTGGCATTGTGGGGATTCTGATCGCCCTGCTCTTGGGCGTAGTGGCTCTTCTAGCTACGTTTATATGGCTAGCGTTGCAACTATTGGGCGTCAACTAAGCCCCAATCTCGGCAGCA contains:
- a CDS encoding hybrid sensor histidine kinase/response regulator encodes the protein MSFAESPRTPRLLAVDDTTDNLILLEAILEDEGYDIHCVTDGMSALWHVESQPPDLILLDVMMPGMDGYEVTRRIRQNPNLPFIPIVLITAHDESNLVEGLDLGADDFVRKPVNPDELLARVRSLLRLKRSIDLQTQMAKRQEDFVMRLTHDLRTPLVAADRMLHLFQKETFCPISPDMQEAIAVMIRSNDSLLQMVNTLLEVYRYDAGYKTLTFSICDLRNIIQEVMGELQPIANEKQLHLLFETDDHASDVSAKVRGDRLELRRVFTNLIGNALKFTSQGQVVVRLVEQPMSTEQTEEQLPPCVKVEVQDTGPGISPDDQQMIFERFRQGKGKRSGSGLGLYLSRRILEAHQGQISVVSEPGRGSVFSIQLPGVLPEATPSSRVYQSRYH
- a CDS encoding DUF4112 domain-containing protein produces the protein MSSLPPSPPKALPSHPKALQRIRWVSYLLDDSIPLLNTGYRMGIDPILGLLPGVGDSLSLLISIYVVMESVRFGLPKRTLARMVVNLVLDTVAGSVPIAGNIFDVAWKANRHNLRLLEAHLADPKPPTLSDRLVMFGIVGILIALLLGVVALLATFIWLALQLLGVN